From the genome of Streptomyces sp. NBC_00659, one region includes:
- a CDS encoding phytanoyl-CoA dioxygenase family protein codes for MAVTDRSGLGRFEQDGFVVRRGLFAPDEIDTLCAEFAALHEAGPVPGHFEPRAPRTGGTESGGVGTGAPADPLHVFPRFMHPHRVNALSLRLLLDPRVRDVLEILLGEEVLAAQSMFYFKPPGARGQALHQDNFYLRVEPGTCVAAWTACDVIDRENGGLEVVPGTHRMDLFCPHEADPALSFAREYIPPPAGLTAVPVDMEPGDVLFFNGSLVHGSGPNRSRDRFRRSFIGHYVGRSTRRIGGFYRTLTMDGEAVALPENEGAGPCGTEWTAAGPH; via the coding sequence ATGGCAGTCACGGACAGGAGCGGGCTCGGCCGGTTCGAGCAGGACGGCTTCGTGGTGCGGCGCGGGCTGTTCGCCCCGGACGAGATCGACACGCTGTGCGCGGAGTTCGCGGCGCTGCACGAGGCCGGCCCGGTCCCCGGGCACTTCGAACCCCGGGCCCCCAGGACCGGCGGCACGGAGTCCGGCGGCGTCGGAACCGGCGCCCCGGCCGACCCGCTGCACGTCTTCCCCCGCTTCATGCACCCGCACCGCGTCAACGCCCTGTCGCTGCGTCTGCTGCTCGACCCGCGGGTGCGGGACGTCCTGGAGATCCTGTTGGGGGAAGAGGTGCTGGCCGCCCAGAGCATGTTCTACTTCAAACCGCCCGGAGCCCGCGGCCAGGCGTTGCACCAGGACAACTTCTATCTGCGCGTCGAGCCCGGCACCTGTGTGGCCGCGTGGACCGCCTGCGATGTCATCGACCGTGAGAACGGCGGCCTGGAGGTCGTGCCGGGCACCCATCGGATGGACCTGTTCTGCCCGCACGAGGCGGACCCGGCGCTGTCCTTCGCCCGCGAGTACATACCGCCGCCTGCCGGTCTGACCGCCGTGCCCGTCGACATGGAACCGGGGGACGTCCTGTTCTTCAACGGCAGCCTGGTCCACGGCTCCGGCCCCAACCGCAGCCGTGACCGTTTCCGCCGGTCCTTCATCGGCCACTACGTCGGCCGCTCCACCCGGCGCATCGGCGGCTTCTACCGCACGCTGACGATGGACGGTGAAGCCGTGGCCCTGCCCGAGAACGAGGGCGCGGGCCCGTGCGGGACGGAGTGGACGGCGGCCGGTCCGCACTGA
- a CDS encoding sensor histidine kinase, with protein sequence MRARSAFAAAFAAAVLFTSGALLMRHQLYDERLRATSSVAQEQVDTLLSATAHSSISGPWGAPYEIVADSGMLLASSPELEPYEKDGHAFLPGPGRGGSLPLYTRRRFTFPAVAEPAARSLSGQTLTTVDGTVPASYLPGETQGRGVAAGARVRVYVLIVPDDAEQAVGELDRELVVAVPLATALVAGVAWLATRRALRPVEAIRARTASVTATDPRERVEVPDTADEVAELALTINATLQRLEESATAQRRFVADAAHELRSPLATLLAGLEVATAYPDRADWPAVVSAAGRQTRRLSGLTEELLLLARLDAGAPPAPTERVDLAALAGRLVEEYAERAGGSPKVDLLVAAPGTATTVCAAPGDLERILRNLLDNALRHAVDRVLLTVTRDSAAPGSVLCTVRDDGPGVAEADSERIFERFTRLDESRTRTDGGTGLGLAIARDLAARHGGLLVLAVQPKGSGACFVLRMPAGDPLLGLVTCGKTM encoded by the coding sequence GTGCGGGCGCGTTCCGCGTTCGCCGCCGCCTTCGCCGCGGCCGTGCTCTTCACCTCCGGGGCCCTGCTGATGCGGCATCAGCTGTACGACGAGCGGCTGCGTGCCACTTCGTCGGTGGCCCAGGAGCAGGTCGACACCCTTCTCAGCGCAACCGCCCACTCGTCCATCAGCGGCCCCTGGGGAGCGCCGTACGAAATCGTCGCCGACAGCGGCATGCTCCTGGCGTCCAGTCCCGAGCTGGAGCCGTACGAGAAGGACGGCCACGCGTTCCTCCCGGGCCCGGGCCGGGGCGGGAGCCTGCCCCTGTACACCAGACGCCGGTTCACGTTCCCCGCCGTGGCCGAGCCGGCGGCCCGCTCGCTGTCCGGACAGACCCTGACCACCGTCGACGGGACGGTGCCCGCCTCCTACCTGCCCGGCGAGACGCAGGGGCGAGGGGTGGCCGCCGGCGCCCGGGTCCGGGTGTACGTCCTGATCGTCCCGGACGATGCCGAGCAAGCGGTCGGCGAACTCGACCGGGAACTCGTCGTGGCCGTTCCCCTCGCGACCGCGCTGGTGGCCGGGGTGGCCTGGCTGGCCACGCGCCGGGCGCTGCGGCCGGTCGAGGCGATCAGGGCGCGTACCGCCTCGGTGACCGCGACGGACCCCCGCGAACGGGTGGAGGTACCCGACACCGCCGACGAGGTGGCGGAACTGGCACTGACCATCAACGCCACCCTGCAGCGGTTGGAGGAGTCGGCCACGGCACAGCGCCGGTTCGTGGCGGACGCCGCGCACGAACTGCGCAGCCCGCTCGCCACCCTGCTCGCGGGGCTGGAGGTGGCCACCGCCTACCCCGACCGGGCCGACTGGCCCGCCGTGGTGTCCGCGGCCGGCCGGCAGACGCGGCGGCTGAGCGGTCTGACGGAGGAACTGCTCCTGCTGGCCCGGCTGGACGCAGGCGCTCCCCCGGCCCCCACCGAACGGGTCGACCTGGCGGCGCTGGCGGGCCGGCTCGTGGAGGAGTACGCGGAACGCGCCGGGGGTTCCCCGAAGGTGGATCTCCTCGTCGCCGCGCCGGGTACGGCGACGACGGTGTGCGCGGCACCCGGTGACCTCGAACGGATCCTCCGGAACCTGCTCGACAACGCCCTGCGCCACGCCGTCGACCGCGTGCTGCTGACCGTGACCCGGGACTCGGCCGCACCCGGGTCGGTGCTGTGCACCGTCCGCGACGACGGGCCCGGCGTCGCGGAAGCCGACAGCGAACGGATATTCGAGCGGTTCACCCGCCTGGACGAGTCCCGCACCCGTACGGACGGCGGCACCGGCCTCGGCCTCGCCATAGCCCGCGACCTGGCGGCCCGGCACGGCGGCCTGCTCGTGCTGGCGGTGCAGCCGAAGGGTTCGGGGGCGTGCTTCGTCCTCCGCATGCCCGCGGGAGACCCGCTCCTGGGCCTCGTGACCTGCGGAAAGACGATGTGA
- a CDS encoding response regulator transcription factor has protein sequence MRILVVEDERELAETLRLGLTAEGYRVDVAHDGREGLWKARTGDYAAIVLDLMLPLLNGYRVCAELRREGITTPVLVLTAKDGDWDQAEALDTGADDYVTKPFTYLVLVARLRALMRRARGAASPLLVVGDLVLDVAARTCLRSGVAVPLTPREFGVAEVLARRPGEAVTKSEILHHAWPDEAEDLNLVEVRVSALRRKIDTAFGRQSLLTVRGVGYRLVDDRGETREGAVQEPRAGRNSGG, from the coding sequence GTGAGGATTCTGGTGGTGGAGGACGAGCGCGAACTGGCGGAGACGCTGCGCCTGGGGCTGACGGCCGAGGGCTATCGCGTGGACGTGGCCCATGACGGCCGCGAGGGCCTGTGGAAGGCCCGCACGGGTGACTACGCGGCCATCGTGCTCGACCTGATGCTGCCGCTGCTCAACGGCTACCGGGTCTGCGCGGAGCTGCGCCGCGAGGGCATCACCACCCCCGTGCTGGTGCTCACCGCGAAGGACGGCGACTGGGACCAGGCCGAGGCCCTCGACACCGGCGCCGACGACTACGTCACCAAGCCGTTCACCTACCTGGTCCTGGTCGCACGGCTGCGCGCGCTCATGCGCCGGGCGCGGGGAGCGGCCTCCCCGCTGCTGGTGGTGGGCGACCTGGTGCTGGACGTGGCGGCCAGAACCTGCCTCAGGTCGGGCGTCGCCGTCCCGCTCACGCCCCGGGAGTTCGGAGTGGCCGAGGTGCTCGCGCGGCGGCCGGGCGAAGCGGTCACGAAGTCGGAGATCCTGCACCACGCCTGGCCGGACGAGGCCGAGGACCTCAACCTGGTCGAGGTCCGGGTCAGCGCCCTGCGCCGGAAGATCGACACGGCCTTCGGACGGCAGTCCCTCCTGACGGTGCGCGGGGTGGGCTACCGGCTGGTCGACGACCGCGGAGAGACGAGGGAAGGCGCCGTCCAGGAGCCCCGGGCCGGGCGGAACTCCGGTGGCTGA
- a CDS encoding DUF2079 domain-containing protein, protein MRPHPRGERRIGDPPDERPDMPTRLPALLSPSRDDAAGPAAGTARPSGGAPGWATALTLALVCFVTYTALSVRLHQRMLTTGYDLGIFEQAVRSYAHGHLPVAELKGPGFPLLGDHFSPVMALLAPLYRVWPTPVTLLVAQAALFAVAVIPLARWAEEARGRRAALVVGLGHGASWGVAQAVGFDFHEVCFAVPLLAFSLTAVGRGRARAAALWALPLLLVKEDLGLTVAVVGLLIARTGDHDHRRTGSALFLAGVLGSFLEMLVVIPAFNPGGTFAYTSSVPGAGSATPGVGELLLHYTVGLVTPDTKALTVLALLSVTGFLAVRSPLLWAAVPTLLWRFASDNQAYWGTGYHYSAVLMPVLFAAFVDALTRPGPVRYALAASAAVTVLLLPQFPLWQLTRPATWHTGPRLATARRLMDRIPDGATVAASNRLVPQLTNRTLVRVFGLGDSRLDPEWIIDDSAQPQGWPISPDDDRRLLSEVRNNGRYRTVADQDGYVLLQRRP, encoded by the coding sequence GTGCGGCCCCACCCGCGCGGCGAGCGCCGTATCGGTGATCCGCCGGACGAAAGGCCCGACATGCCGACCCGCCTGCCCGCGCTCCTCTCCCCGTCCCGCGACGACGCGGCCGGGCCCGCCGCCGGAACGGCCCGGCCGTCGGGGGGTGCCCCCGGCTGGGCGACCGCGCTGACTCTCGCCCTGGTGTGCTTCGTGACGTACACGGCGCTGTCCGTGCGGCTGCACCAGCGGATGCTGACCACCGGTTACGACCTGGGGATCTTCGAGCAGGCGGTGCGGTCCTACGCGCACGGGCACCTGCCGGTGGCCGAGCTCAAGGGACCGGGGTTCCCGCTGCTCGGCGACCACTTCTCGCCCGTGATGGCCCTGCTGGCACCGCTGTACCGGGTCTGGCCGACGCCGGTGACCCTGCTGGTGGCGCAGGCTGCGTTGTTCGCGGTGGCGGTGATACCCCTGGCCAGGTGGGCCGAGGAGGCACGCGGCCGGCGGGCGGCGCTGGTGGTCGGTCTCGGCCACGGCGCCTCCTGGGGTGTCGCACAGGCGGTCGGATTCGACTTCCACGAGGTGTGCTTCGCCGTGCCGCTGCTGGCGTTCTCCCTGACGGCGGTGGGCCGTGGCCGGGCGCGTGCCGCGGCCCTGTGGGCGCTTCCGCTGCTGCTGGTGAAGGAGGATCTCGGGCTGACCGTCGCGGTCGTGGGTCTGCTGATCGCGCGCACCGGCGATCACGACCACCGCCGGACGGGGAGTGCCCTGTTCCTGGCCGGAGTGCTCGGGTCCTTCCTGGAGATGCTGGTCGTGATACCGGCGTTCAACCCCGGTGGCACGTTCGCCTACACCTCCAGCGTGCCCGGCGCGGGGTCCGCCACGCCGGGCGTCGGCGAGTTGCTCCTCCACTACACGGTGGGACTGGTCACCCCGGACACCAAGGCGCTGACGGTGCTGGCCCTGCTGTCCGTGACCGGGTTCCTGGCCGTGCGCTCCCCGCTCCTGTGGGCGGCCGTGCCGACGCTCCTGTGGCGCTTCGCGTCGGACAACCAGGCCTACTGGGGAACCGGCTACCACTACAGCGCGGTCCTGATGCCGGTGCTGTTCGCCGCCTTCGTCGACGCGCTGACCCGGCCCGGCCCGGTGCGGTACGCGCTGGCGGCGAGCGCGGCCGTCACCGTGCTCCTGCTGCCCCAGTTCCCGCTGTGGCAGCTGACGCGGCCCGCCACCTGGCACACCGGCCCCCGGCTCGCGACCGCCCGGCGGCTGATGGACCGCATCCCGGACGGCGCGACCGTCGCCGCCTCCAACCGGCTGGTCCCGCAGCTCACCAACCGCACCCTGGTCAGGGTGTTCGGCCTGGGGGACAGCCGTCTCGACCCGGAGTGGATCATCGACGACAGCGCGCAGCCGCAGGGCTGGCCGATCTCACCCGACGACGACCGCAGGCTGCTGTCCGAGGTCCGGAACAACGGCCGCTACCGGACCGTCGCGGACCAGGACGGCTACGTTCTCCTGCAGCGGCGGCCCTGA
- a CDS encoding universal stress protein — translation MRVVVWLVEGTWPACVDAVRTHAPGATDVVLLHVADPAVPGLAHGAFAGLLGRGRAEPDPGDLLETLGTVSGAELLDAAARRLGSPATRLERTGRVEREVVAAAGDAGLLVLARDGDRSRLGPHSLGPAGRFVVDHAPCPVLLVWPEPAPDVTTLPPPPPHPPHHPDHPHHPDHPHRPHP, via the coding sequence ATGCGGGTGGTCGTCTGGCTGGTCGAGGGAACATGGCCCGCGTGCGTGGACGCCGTGCGCACGCACGCCCCCGGGGCCACCGACGTGGTGCTGCTGCATGTCGCCGACCCCGCCGTGCCCGGTCTCGCGCACGGCGCCTTCGCGGGGCTTCTCGGACGCGGACGCGCCGAGCCCGATCCTGGCGACCTCCTGGAGACCCTCGGCACGGTCTCCGGGGCCGAGCTCCTCGACGCGGCGGCCCGGCGGCTCGGGAGCCCGGCGACACGTCTGGAGCGCACCGGCCGGGTGGAGCGGGAGGTCGTGGCGGCGGCCGGGGACGCCGGTCTGCTCGTCCTGGCCCGCGACGGCGACCGCAGCCGGCTCGGCCCGCACAGCCTCGGACCGGCCGGACGCTTCGTCGTCGACCACGCCCCCTGCCCGGTGCTGCTCGTGTGGCCCGAACCGGCACCGGACGTCACGACGTTGCCGCCTCCGCCCCCGCATCCGCCGCACCACCCGGATCATCCGCACCATCCCGATCACCCGCACCGCCCTCATCCCTGA
- a CDS encoding arsenic transporter, which yields MAAALGSPLAEALSAVLLTAVLVCAVVRPFNWPEAVVAVPAAGLVLATGAISWDHVRAEAAHLGPVIGFLAAVLVLAKFCDDEGLFQACGAWMARWAAGQPGRLLTAVFALASAITAVLSLDATIVLLTPVVFATAARMGARPKPHVYACTHLSNTASLLLPVSNLTNLLAFTASGLSFTRFAALMVLPWLVAIGAEYVVFRRFFARDLAAGALPQQAEEPPDLPLFALITVGCTLAGFVLASAVGVDPAWSAAAGALVLAGRALLRRRTTPLTVVRAAAPSFLAFVLALGIVVRAVVDNGLADALDGLLPEGGSLAALLGVAAIAAVLANLINNLPAVLVLLPLAADSGAGAVLAVLLGVNIGPNLTYAGSLATLLWRRIVHQHEHGVDLKEFTRLGVIAVPAALVPAVLALWGSLHVIGG from the coding sequence CTGGCCGCCGCACTCGGCAGCCCGCTCGCCGAGGCACTGTCCGCCGTCCTGCTCACGGCCGTCCTCGTGTGCGCGGTCGTACGGCCTTTCAACTGGCCGGAGGCGGTCGTGGCCGTGCCCGCCGCGGGGCTGGTCCTGGCCACCGGGGCGATCTCCTGGGACCACGTCCGCGCCGAGGCCGCCCATCTGGGTCCGGTGATCGGCTTCCTCGCGGCGGTCCTCGTCCTGGCCAAGTTCTGCGACGACGAGGGGCTGTTCCAGGCGTGCGGCGCCTGGATGGCCCGCTGGGCCGCGGGGCAGCCGGGCCGGCTGCTGACCGCGGTGTTCGCGCTCGCCTCGGCGATCACGGCGGTGCTCAGCCTGGACGCCACCATCGTGCTGCTGACGCCCGTCGTGTTCGCGACGGCGGCGCGGATGGGGGCCCGCCCGAAACCGCATGTGTACGCGTGCACCCACCTGTCGAACACCGCCTCGCTGCTCCTTCCCGTCTCCAACCTCACCAACCTCCTCGCGTTCACCGCGAGCGGTCTGAGCTTCACCCGGTTCGCCGCGCTGATGGTGCTGCCCTGGCTGGTCGCGATCGGCGCCGAGTACGTGGTCTTCCGGCGTTTCTTCGCCCGTGACCTTGCGGCGGGCGCACTCCCCCAGCAGGCGGAGGAGCCACCGGACCTGCCGCTGTTCGCCCTGATCACCGTCGGCTGCACCCTGGCCGGTTTCGTCCTCGCCTCGGCCGTCGGCGTCGACCCGGCCTGGTCCGCCGCCGCGGGGGCGCTCGTCCTGGCCGGGCGGGCTCTCCTCCGCCGCCGCACCACCCCGCTCACCGTGGTGCGCGCCGCCGCGCCGTCCTTCCTCGCCTTCGTCCTCGCACTCGGCATCGTCGTCCGCGCGGTCGTCGACAACGGGCTGGCCGACGCCCTCGACGGCCTCCTCCCGGAGGGCGGATCACTGGCGGCGCTGCTCGGCGTCGCCGCGATCGCCGCCGTCCTGGCCAACCTGATCAACAACCTGCCCGCGGTCCTCGTCCTGCTGCCACTGGCCGCCGACTCGGGCGCGGGCGCGGTGCTGGCCGTCCTGCTCGGCGTCAACATCGGGCCCAATCTGACGTACGCGGGTTCCCTCGCGACGCTGCTGTGGCGACGTATCGTGCATCAGCACGAACACGGCGTCGACCTCAAGGAGTTCACCCGGCTGGGCGTGATCGCCGTACCCGCGGCGCTGGTGCCCGCCGTACTGGCGCTGTGGGGCTCGCTCCACGTCATCGGAGGCTGA
- a CDS encoding SpoIIE family protein phosphatase produces MSPVHPLDEAATARAVIDGNGTLIHWSEGARRLLGYSPEEVEGRPAADLLAPGSTGPLPEAGVDRRYGVLALRHRDGRVLPVWLLAHRLERGEDWLVLTPLEGREPRTLEDPLVRAVLAQAPCAIAVYDERLRLYGLNDAMCEVVGLPEERIRGLRVSELGSRRAGEELEREMAEVLASALPRAVATYARADGEDRPRHWLARIAPLTDTHGRVIGVSVAAHDFTEQYRARERLQLVNEASMRIGTTLDVPRTAQELADVCVPALADFVSVDLLDPPENGGEYDVEPPAAPVTLRHAAHRSVNEGSPEAVLEPGDIDVYPASSPQADSLIAGRPLVAPNASGTLEEWLSSDGPRGRHVREYGVHATMSVPVRARGRTLGVVVLSRFRRRDPFTADDVLLAEEVTARAAVCIDNARRFSRERQTALALQRSLLPQSLPRTAALEMASRYLPAARAGVGGDWFDVIPLSGMRVAMVVGDVIGNGIQASATMGRLRTAVRTLADIDLAPDELLTHLDDLVVRLSAEAGAEETTGEVGATCVYAVYDPVSRRCTLASAGHPPPLVLPPDGPPRQIDVPPGPALGLGGLPFESVELELPEGTVLALYTDGLLESRDRDVDAGLRLFCRALEESSRHLEGAAHAILKALLPAGGAPDDVALLLARTQGLAASDVATWDIPADPALVAPIRKQVAGQLEIWGLTVATFTAELVVSELVTNAIRYGEPPIRLRLIHDAETLICEVSDSSHTAPHLRRAKTFDEGGRGLLLVAQLTQRWGSRHTPEGKTIWAELSLLGEE; encoded by the coding sequence ATGAGCCCGGTCCACCCTCTCGACGAGGCCGCCACCGCACGGGCGGTCATCGACGGGAACGGCACCCTGATCCACTGGAGCGAGGGCGCCCGTCGGCTCCTCGGCTACTCCCCCGAGGAGGTCGAGGGCCGCCCGGCGGCCGATCTCCTGGCCCCCGGGAGCACGGGCCCGCTCCCGGAGGCCGGCGTCGACCGCCGGTACGGAGTACTCGCCCTGCGCCACCGCGACGGCCGGGTCCTGCCCGTGTGGCTGCTCGCCCACCGCCTGGAGCGGGGCGAGGACTGGCTGGTGCTCACCCCTCTGGAGGGCCGGGAGCCCCGCACCCTGGAGGACCCGCTCGTCCGCGCCGTCCTCGCGCAGGCTCCCTGCGCCATAGCCGTCTACGACGAACGGCTGCGTTTGTACGGCCTCAACGACGCGATGTGCGAGGTCGTCGGCCTGCCGGAGGAGCGCATCCGGGGTCTGCGGGTCTCCGAGCTCGGCTCCCGGCGGGCCGGCGAGGAGCTGGAGCGCGAGATGGCCGAGGTCCTGGCCTCCGCACTCCCGCGCGCCGTCGCGACGTACGCGCGCGCCGACGGCGAGGACCGGCCGCGGCACTGGCTCGCGCGGATCGCCCCGCTCACCGACACCCATGGACGCGTGATCGGCGTGTCCGTGGCCGCGCACGACTTCACCGAGCAGTACCGGGCCCGCGAGCGGCTCCAGCTGGTCAACGAGGCGAGCATGCGCATCGGCACCACCCTCGACGTCCCCCGGACGGCCCAGGAGCTGGCCGACGTCTGCGTACCCGCCCTGGCCGACTTCGTCAGCGTCGATCTGCTGGACCCCCCGGAGAACGGAGGCGAGTACGACGTCGAACCGCCGGCCGCCCCGGTCACGCTCCGCCACGCCGCCCACCGGTCGGTGAACGAGGGCAGCCCGGAGGCCGTCCTCGAACCCGGCGACATCGACGTCTATCCCGCGTCCTCCCCGCAGGCCGACTCGCTGATCGCAGGCCGGCCCCTCGTCGCGCCGAACGCGAGCGGCACGCTGGAGGAATGGCTGAGCTCGGACGGGCCGCGCGGCAGACACGTCCGGGAGTACGGCGTCCACGCCACCATGTCGGTGCCCGTCCGGGCCCGGGGCCGGACCCTCGGGGTCGTCGTCCTCAGCCGGTTCCGGCGGCGCGACCCCTTCACCGCCGACGACGTGCTGCTCGCCGAGGAGGTCACGGCCAGGGCCGCCGTCTGCATCGACAACGCCCGCCGCTTCTCCCGCGAGCGGCAGACCGCGCTGGCCCTCCAGCGCAGCCTCCTGCCCCAGTCCCTCCCCCGGACAGCGGCCCTGGAGATGGCGTCGCGCTATCTGCCCGCGGCGCGTGCCGGGGTCGGCGGCGACTGGTTCGACGTGATCCCGCTGTCCGGGATGCGGGTCGCCATGGTCGTCGGCGATGTCATCGGCAACGGCATCCAGGCCTCGGCGACCATGGGCCGGCTGCGCACCGCCGTCCGCACCCTCGCCGACATCGATCTGGCCCCGGACGAGCTGCTCACCCACCTCGACGACCTCGTCGTACGGCTGTCCGCCGAGGCCGGGGCCGAGGAGACCACCGGAGAAGTGGGCGCCACCTGCGTCTACGCGGTGTACGACCCGGTCTCCCGGCGCTGCACGCTCGCCAGCGCGGGCCATCCGCCGCCCCTCGTCCTGCCGCCGGACGGACCGCCCCGGCAGATCGACGTGCCGCCCGGTCCGGCGCTCGGCCTGGGCGGGCTGCCCTTCGAGTCGGTCGAGCTCGAACTGCCCGAGGGCACGGTGCTCGCGCTGTACACGGACGGCCTGCTGGAGAGCCGCGACCGGGACGTCGACGCCGGCCTGCGGCTGTTCTGCCGGGCCCTGGAGGAGTCGTCGCGGCATCTGGAGGGGGCGGCCCACGCGATCCTCAAGGCGCTCCTTCCCGCGGGCGGCGCGCCGGACGACGTGGCGCTGCTGCTCGCCCGTACCCAGGGGCTCGCCGCGTCCGACGTGGCGACCTGGGACATCCCCGCCGACCCCGCCCTCGTCGCACCGATCCGCAAACAGGTCGCCGGTCAGCTGGAGATCTGGGGCCTGACCGTGGCCACCTTCACGGCCGAGCTGGTGGTCAGCGAACTGGTCACCAACGCCATCCGCTACGGCGAACCGCCCATTCGGCTGCGGCTCATCCACGACGCCGAGACCCTGATCTGCGAGGTCTCGGACAGCAGCCACACCGCGCCGCATCTGCGCCGGGCGAAGACCTTCGACGAGGGTGGTCGCGGGCTGCTCCTGGTCGCCCAGCTCACCCAGCGCTGGGGCAGCCGGCACACCCCGGAGGGCAAGACCATCTGGGCGGAGCTGTCCCTCCTCGGCGAGGAGTGA
- a CDS encoding RICIN domain-containing protein codes for MRTPHPPLPDRPPGGYFGESDEDLAAVLRDGEEADSTRPVALLTARHWRPAYDYAVICLATSSQVASMVTEASFRHVLDGLGEGGHALALRPQLLVTVRDTVRTWAADDRMSEALPALRKPAGGRGMRAAKSMTAENRKLAEHAFLGLPGVARCLLWHTEVEDESLSVPAGLLGMEEPIAVAAWEQAREQFRQACLRAHLEFAPTRECGFHNRLLDAPIRRGGALLPDVQEHLSECSYCRYAAAQLSHFEGGLGLLIAESVLGWGARRYYDSRRARGRQGLRPRSVSRFRGRRQRGGESSGNDGRLPDDGRPAGGERTGKDARSGDDVLRAESGEIPAGRGRAESGETPAGRGRAGAGGRRGREGRAEGGASPAGGGRPGAGGRRRPQPLTASTGRRAARPAEVSQQALVTGAGLSAALLATVLAVSLWPNEEGGTDSAAAIGASSSRTLSPAQGSQVPPVMSTPSTAAEVASKGERTRLRNVDADLCLDLRDARAVEGAEATLDVCSSAWTQQWVYERDGLLRSVASTGLCLDARADDGVLLLGRCADGDEERREDMRYDLTDEGELLSRGRDGLAVAPVSTDPGADIVVKVRDYSDIQRWRTERP; via the coding sequence GTGCGCACCCCCCACCCGCCGCTGCCCGACCGTCCGCCCGGCGGATATTTCGGCGAGTCCGACGAGGACCTCGCCGCCGTGCTGAGAGACGGGGAGGAGGCCGACAGCACTCGTCCCGTCGCCCTGCTGACAGCCCGGCACTGGCGGCCGGCCTACGACTACGCGGTGATCTGCCTCGCCACGTCCTCGCAGGTCGCCTCCATGGTCACCGAGGCCTCCTTCCGTCACGTCCTCGACGGCCTCGGAGAGGGTGGGCATGCTCTCGCGCTGCGGCCCCAACTCCTCGTCACGGTGCGGGACACGGTCCGGACCTGGGCCGCGGACGACCGGATGTCGGAGGCCCTGCCGGCTTTGAGGAAACCCGCGGGCGGCCGCGGAATGCGCGCGGCGAAGTCCATGACGGCGGAGAACCGCAAGCTCGCCGAACACGCTTTCCTCGGTCTTCCGGGCGTCGCCCGATGCCTGTTGTGGCACACCGAGGTGGAGGACGAGTCGCTGTCCGTGCCGGCCGGACTTCTGGGCATGGAGGAGCCCATCGCGGTCGCCGCCTGGGAACAGGCCCGCGAGCAATTCCGCCAGGCCTGTCTGCGGGCGCATCTGGAATTCGCCCCGACCAGGGAATGCGGTTTCCACAACCGGCTCCTCGACGCGCCGATCCGGCGCGGCGGAGCCCTGCTGCCGGATGTCCAGGAGCACCTTTCGGAGTGCTCCTACTGCCGGTACGCGGCAGCACAACTCAGCCATTTCGAGGGTGGGTTGGGGCTTCTGATCGCCGAGTCCGTGCTCGGCTGGGGCGCCCGCCGCTACTACGACTCCCGCCGGGCACGCGGACGGCAGGGACTGCGCCCGCGCAGCGTCTCCCGGTTCCGGGGCAGGCGGCAGCGCGGCGGTGAGAGCTCCGGGAACGACGGACGTCTCCCGGACGACGGACGCCCGGCGGGCGGCGAGCGGACCGGGAAGGACGCGCGCTCCGGAGACGACGTGCTTCGCGCGGAGAGCGGCGAGATCCCCGCGGGCCGTGGTCGCGCGGAGAGCGGCGAGACCCCGGCGGGCCGTGGCCGAGCAGGCGCGGGCGGACGCCGTGGCAGGGAGGGGCGCGCCGAAGGCGGAGCGAGCCCGGCGGGCGGCGGACGCCCCGGCGCGGGCGGGCGCCGTCGTCCGCAGCCCTTGACCGCGTCGACGGGGCGACGGGCCGCCAGGCCGGCCGAGGTGTCCCAGCAGGCCCTGGTCACCGGGGCCGGTCTGTCGGCCGCGCTGCTGGCGACAGTCCTCGCGGTCAGTCTGTGGCCGAACGAGGAGGGCGGCACCGACTCCGCCGCCGCCATCGGAGCGAGCAGCAGCCGGACGCTGTCACCGGCCCAGGGTTCTCAGGTCCCGCCCGTGATGTCCACGCCGTCCACCGCGGCCGAAGTGGCCTCCAAGGGCGAGCGGACCCGGCTGCGCAACGTGGACGCCGACCTGTGCCTCGACCTGCGGGACGCCAGGGCCGTGGAAGGCGCCGAGGCCACGCTGGACGTGTGCTCGTCCGCCTGGACCCAGCAATGGGTGTACGAGCGGGACGGACTGCTGCGCAGCGTCGCGAGCACCGGGCTCTGCCTCGACGCACGTGCCGACGACGGTGTCCTGCTCCTCGGCCGCTGTGCCGACGGGGACGAGGAGCGGCGCGAGGACATGCGCTACGACCTCACCGACGAGGGCGAGTTGCTGTCCCGCGGGCGCGACGGACTGGCCGTCGCACCCGTGTCCACGGACCCCGGTGCCGACATCGTGGTCAAGGTCCGCGACTACTCCGACATCCAGCGCTGGCGGACCGAACGCCCCTGA